From one Suicoccus acidiformans genomic stretch:
- the nrdE gene encoding class 1b ribonucleoside-diphosphate reductase subunit alpha, translating into MHSSVVKDKNEVSYFRLNNQVNIPVDGMIPLHKDKEAVRAYFLEHVNMNTVFFYTLDEKLTYLVREDYLEEAMLLKYELDEEASQHPDNQGKNYDFAFVKKLFKQVYKHKFRFKSFMGAYKFYTQYAMKTNDGSKYLERYEDRIAFNALYLADGDKQLALDLAEELITQRYQPATPTFLNAGKKRRGELVSCFLIDIDDSMLSIGRAINSSLQLSRLGGGVGVNLSNLRAAGDPIKKIENASSGVIPVMKLLEDSFSYSNQLGQRNGAGVVYLNVFHPDIYAFLSTKKENADEKIRVKTLSLGVVVPDKYYELIKTNQPMYLFSPYDVEREYGKPFAYIDITQEYDNLVANESIKKTKISARELEQEISRLQQESGYPYIINIDTVNKANPVDGRIIMSNLCSEIFQPQEPSVLNDDLSYKSVGTDISCNLGSSNIVNLMKSPDFGKSIEIAVRALTTVTDQTNLEEVPTIQKGNELYHTIGLGAMGLHTQFAIHQMEYGSPESIEFTDAYFRTVNYYSILASNKIAVEKGESFHKFEQSKYADGSYFAPYIEEAFTFEHEKVAELFKGIHVPTPEDWQALSEAVQASGMYHRNRMAIAPNGSISYINETSASLHPITQRVEHRQEKKTGAIFYPAPYLSNETIDYYTSAYDMDQRKIIDVYAAAQPHIDQGMSLTLFMHSDIPEGIYEWKEGKTTKMTTRDLNRLRNYAYAKGIKSLYYVRTYTNDGDVIGANECESCMV; encoded by the coding sequence ATGCACAGTAGTGTAGTGAAAGATAAGAACGAAGTATCCTATTTTAGATTGAATAATCAGGTGAATATTCCAGTTGATGGAATGATTCCTTTGCATAAGGATAAGGAGGCAGTACGTGCCTATTTTCTCGAGCATGTGAATATGAATACGGTCTTCTTCTATACCTTAGATGAGAAGTTGACGTATCTTGTTCGCGAGGATTATTTGGAAGAGGCTATGTTACTCAAATATGAGCTCGATGAAGAAGCAAGCCAGCATCCGGACAATCAAGGCAAGAATTACGATTTCGCCTTTGTCAAGAAATTATTCAAACAAGTCTACAAGCATAAATTCCGCTTCAAGAGCTTCATGGGGGCTTACAAATTCTATACCCAGTATGCGATGAAGACAAATGATGGTAGCAAATACCTTGAGCGCTATGAAGACCGAATTGCCTTCAATGCTCTTTATTTAGCAGACGGTGATAAGCAATTAGCCTTGGATTTGGCTGAAGAGTTAATTACTCAACGTTATCAACCTGCAACCCCAACTTTTCTAAATGCGGGGAAGAAACGACGCGGAGAATTAGTTTCTTGCTTCCTCATTGATATTGATGATTCGATGCTTTCCATAGGCCGGGCAATCAACTCCTCCTTGCAATTATCACGCTTAGGGGGCGGTGTCGGCGTAAACCTTTCTAATTTAAGGGCAGCAGGCGATCCGATTAAGAAGATTGAGAATGCTTCGTCCGGAGTGATTCCTGTGATGAAACTTCTAGAAGATAGCTTCAGCTATAGTAACCAATTAGGCCAAAGAAATGGTGCAGGGGTGGTGTATTTAAACGTATTCCATCCAGATATTTATGCCTTCTTGTCAACGAAGAAGGAGAATGCTGACGAGAAGATCCGCGTGAAGACCTTATCTTTAGGTGTGGTCGTTCCGGATAAATACTATGAACTGATTAAGACCAACCAACCGATGTACTTGTTCAGCCCATACGATGTAGAACGTGAATACGGGAAGCCTTTTGCCTATATTGATATCACTCAAGAATACGACAATCTTGTCGCGAATGAATCCATCAAAAAGACGAAAATTAGCGCCCGTGAATTGGAGCAAGAGATTTCCCGTCTGCAACAAGAGTCCGGTTATCCTTATATTATCAATATTGATACAGTTAACAAGGCCAATCCAGTCGATGGACGCATCATCATGAGTAATCTTTGTTCAGAGATTTTCCAACCGCAAGAGCCGTCCGTGTTAAATGATGACTTATCTTATAAATCGGTTGGTACAGATATTAGCTGTAACTTGGGATCATCCAATATTGTCAACTTAATGAAGTCACCGGACTTTGGTAAGTCGATTGAAATAGCAGTTCGTGCCCTTACAACCGTAACCGATCAAACGAATCTTGAAGAAGTACCGACGATTCAGAAAGGTAACGAATTGTATCACACTATTGGCCTCGGCGCGATGGGTCTTCATACTCAATTTGCCATCCATCAAATGGAATATGGTTCACCGGAGTCCATTGAATTTACTGACGCTTACTTTAGAACGGTCAACTATTACTCTATTCTAGCAAGTAATAAAATCGCCGTAGAAAAAGGGGAAAGCTTCCATAAATTTGAACAATCTAAATACGCTGATGGAAGTTACTTTGCCCCTTATATTGAAGAAGCATTCACCTTTGAGCATGAGAAAGTAGCGGAGTTGTTTAAAGGTATTCATGTGCCAACTCCAGAAGATTGGCAAGCCTTATCTGAGGCTGTTCAAGCAAGTGGTATGTACCACCGCAACCGAATGGCCATTGCGCCAAATGGCTCAATTTCTTATATTAATGAAACGAGTGCATCTCTACATCCAATTACACAACGGGTGGAGCATCGTCAAGAGAAGAAGACGGGAGCTATTTTCTACCCAGCGCCATATTTATCAAATGAGACGATAGATTACTATACTTCAGCTTATGATATGGACCAACGTAAGATTATTGATGTCTATGCAGCAGCCCAACCTCATATCGATCAAGGGATGAGCTTGACTCTCTTTATGCACTCAGATATTCCGGAAGGAATTTATGAGTGGAAAGAAGGGAAGACGACGAAGATGACTACCCGTGACTTGAACCGTCTACGTAACTATGCGTATGCTAAAGGCATTAAGTCACTTTACTATGTTCGCACCTATACGAACGATGGGGATGTCATTGGTGCTAATGAATGTGAATCCTGCATGGTTTAG
- the nrdI gene encoding class Ib ribonucleoside-diphosphate reductase assembly flavoprotein NrdI: MMLAYFTLTGQTRKFVNKFPEVESVEIQPANPFIEMEEPFILVVPTYEAEITEPVNDFLETGQNIALCRGIFGGGNRNFAQLFCFTADDLSEEYNIPVLHRFEFQGSENDVAKMEEELKQYAQ, from the coding sequence ATGATGCTAGCTTATTTTACACTGACGGGTCAGACACGGAAGTTTGTAAATAAGTTTCCCGAGGTGGAGTCGGTGGAAATTCAACCAGCGAATCCTTTTATTGAAATGGAAGAACCCTTTATCTTAGTGGTTCCAACTTACGAAGCAGAGATTACCGAACCCGTGAACGATTTCCTAGAGACTGGCCAGAATATTGCCTTGTGCCGAGGAATTTTCGGTGGGGGGAATCGCAATTTCGCCCAATTATTCTGCTTCACTGCGGACGATTTGTCCGAAGAATATAATATCCCGGTGCTACATCGCTTTGAGTTCCAAGGTAGCGAGAATGATGTAGCCAAGATGGAGGAGGAATTGAAACAATATGCACAGTAG
- the nrdH gene encoding glutaredoxin-like protein NrdH, whose translation MEVKLYSKAGCGECMFTKKFFEKHNIDFQEINITEDPERTQDVVDLGFKALPVVLIEGQEPFSGYRPDKLEVLVS comes from the coding sequence ATGGAAGTAAAACTATATAGTAAAGCAGGCTGTGGTGAGTGTATGTTCACGAAGAAGTTTTTCGAAAAACATAATATTGACTTTCAAGAAATTAATATCACTGAAGATCCAGAGCGTACCCAAGATGTAGTGGACTTAGGTTTCAAAGCCTTACCTGTAGTCCTCATCGAAGGACAAGAACCGTTTAGTGGTTATCGTCCAGATAAATTAGAAGTCTTGGTGTCTTAA
- a CDS encoding CAP domain-containing protein, with translation MKRIPISTYVKLLCIGAVCFWLYTENTVFIQGVIEDETLTVGDKVRSISYEILGFNQGNVGQPEDIQPLSQPSSTDRDTSQPIQFTEEITNHPNYQKAREVAQRFNEQVDIIELNVAFLNRVNQARQEAGYPPVLLGDYLHHGIQNRVHQLAEYNYLSNQTLHGGDFRSMHPYVESAESRLSENLYELYISAGDIHLETWQNEEILADYLFEAYEASLMRPEVMDYQHQYVYVWLTPTDMNLEETPYVRLVVAVQLDNW, from the coding sequence ATGAAACGGATTCCAATATCTACCTATGTGAAATTGCTGTGTATTGGGGCGGTCTGTTTTTGGCTTTATACGGAGAATACTGTATTTATTCAGGGAGTTATTGAAGATGAGACGCTTACCGTGGGCGATAAGGTTCGATCGATTAGCTATGAAATCTTAGGCTTTAACCAAGGGAATGTAGGCCAGCCAGAAGATATTCAACCATTATCACAACCTAGCTCAACTGACCGTGATACAAGCCAACCAATCCAATTTACTGAAGAGATAACTAACCACCCCAACTACCAGAAAGCGAGGGAAGTAGCCCAGCGTTTCAATGAGCAAGTCGACATTATTGAACTTAACGTTGCGTTCTTAAACCGCGTTAATCAGGCTCGTCAAGAAGCTGGTTATCCCCCTGTACTTTTAGGAGACTACCTACATCACGGCATTCAAAACCGGGTCCACCAACTAGCGGAATACAATTACTTATCCAACCAAACCCTTCATGGGGGTGACTTTCGTAGCATGCATCCCTATGTGGAATCAGCTGAAAGTCGGTTGAGTGAGAACTTATATGAACTGTATATCTCAGCGGGAGATATTCATTTGGAAACCTGGCAGAATGAGGAAATCCTTGCCGATTACTTGTTCGAGGCCTATGAAGCCAGTCTCATGCGCCCGGAAGTGATGGACTACCAACATCAATATGTCTATGTTTGGCTTACACCCACCGATATGAACTTGGAAGAGACACCCTATGTGCGATTAGTTGTAGCCGTTCAGCTAGATAATTGGTAG
- a CDS encoding VOC family protein produces MQATPRIHHITAIVRDPQINLDFYRGVLGMRLVKQTVNFDSSSVYHFYYGDEAARPGFILTFFPYPTARSGERGGGQVGRIAFRIPQGSLSYWQERLNKHGINWSMDTMLGQKAIFFDDPDNLALAFIEVEEEAESNALLGFAGTVLHSVQPQDTFTLLHKDFGLELLQETEGSYLLQTVGEEAHLIEISKTVHPLGRITVGTVHHIAWSVPDDVAHLAAHRYFAQQGQEVTDIRDRKYFKAFYFREAGRILFEVATDTPGFTIDESIEELGQNLKLPVQYEAQRAAFEADLPVIELKEFTDDFL; encoded by the coding sequence ATGCAGGCAACACCTAGAATTCACCATATTACAGCGATTGTTAGGGATCCCCAAATTAATTTAGATTTCTATCGGGGTGTCTTAGGAATGCGTTTAGTTAAGCAAACAGTGAATTTCGATAGTTCATCTGTCTATCACTTTTACTATGGCGATGAGGCAGCTAGACCTGGCTTTATATTAACCTTCTTCCCTTATCCAACTGCCCGATCGGGTGAGCGAGGTGGCGGGCAAGTAGGTCGGATCGCCTTTCGAATTCCTCAAGGTAGCTTATCTTACTGGCAAGAGCGTCTAAATAAACACGGCATTAACTGGTCGATGGATACCATGTTAGGGCAAAAAGCTATTTTCTTCGATGATCCGGATAATTTAGCCTTAGCCTTCATTGAGGTAGAAGAAGAAGCTGAATCCAATGCTTTATTAGGTTTTGCAGGGACAGTCTTACATTCCGTCCAACCCCAAGATACCTTTACCTTACTACATAAAGACTTTGGACTAGAACTCCTTCAAGAAACAGAGGGAAGCTACTTACTCCAAACCGTAGGTGAAGAGGCGCATCTTATTGAAATTTCCAAGACAGTGCATCCGTTAGGCCGCATTACAGTAGGGACTGTTCACCATATTGCTTGGTCCGTACCTGACGATGTCGCTCATTTAGCCGCCCATCGATATTTCGCCCAACAAGGGCAAGAGGTGACAGATATTCGTGACCGCAAGTACTTTAAAGCCTTCTACTTCAGAGAAGCAGGTCGTATATTATTTGAAGTGGCGACCGATACACCCGGCTTTACCATTGATGAGTCGATCGAAGAGCTGGGCCAAAACTTGAAATTACCGGTCCAATATGAAGCACAGCGCGCGGCCTTTGAAGCAGACCTACCGGTAATTGAATTGAAGGAGTTTACGGATGATTTCTTATAA
- a CDS encoding alpha/beta hydrolase: protein MYHYIQKAGEPGAETFIAFHGTGGDETDLISVAKAIAPDAQVIGVRGDVDENGALRFFKRIKEGQYDWKDLAERGQRLRTFLTELAEQEQFSLDQTYLLGFSNGANMAYHLMVEAGLPVKGAYLFAPMYPKDLPKDHIDLSGKRFFVSMGKADPIVPLAESKRVAKQLKSFGAIVAEFWVESHEISLESLQAAQVNYAESLQASQ from the coding sequence ATGTATCACTATATTCAAAAAGCCGGAGAGCCTGGCGCTGAGACTTTTATTGCCTTTCATGGAACCGGAGGAGACGAAACAGATCTCATATCCGTTGCTAAAGCAATTGCACCGGATGCTCAAGTCATTGGTGTGCGAGGAGATGTTGATGAGAACGGGGCTTTGCGCTTTTTTAAACGGATTAAAGAAGGTCAGTATGACTGGAAAGATTTAGCTGAGCGAGGCCAGCGACTGAGAACATTCCTCACCGAATTAGCAGAGCAAGAGCAGTTCTCCTTAGATCAAACCTATTTACTAGGCTTTTCGAATGGTGCGAATATGGCCTATCATTTAATGGTCGAAGCCGGCTTACCAGTCAAAGGTGCTTATCTTTTTGCACCGATGTACCCTAAAGATTTACCGAAAGATCATATCGATTTGTCCGGCAAGCGTTTCTTTGTCTCCATGGGTAAAGCGGACCCTATTGTTCCGTTGGCTGAGAGCAAACGTGTTGCCAAGCAACTCAAATCTTTCGGTGCGATTGTGGCAGAGTTCTGGGTAGAAAGCCATGAAATCTCACTAGAAAGTCTGCAAGCTGCTCAAGTAAATTACGCTGAATCACTGCAAGCATCACAATAA
- the nrdF gene encoding class 1b ribonucleoside-diphosphate reductase subunit beta produces MTYLDYKAIDWNRIEDAIDKATWEKLTSQFWLDTRIPVSNDLDDWRNLSPEEQDVVNKAFGGLTLLDTLQSEEGANVMRADVRTQHEEAVLNNILFMESVHAKSYSTIFISLNDSKDIDRIFHWTNNNERVQYKAKRINEIYQNGTGLQKKIASVFLESFLFYSGFYTPLWYLGNNQLPNVAEIIKLIIRDESVHGTYLGYKFQLGYNELDEAEQAELRDWMYDLLFDLMDNEIAYTHDVYDQVGWSEDVKTFVRYNANKALQNLGFEPFFPNATAEDVNPVVMNGISTETTNHDFFSQVGSGYLMGEVEAMDDDDYDF; encoded by the coding sequence ATGACTTATTTAGACTATAAAGCAATTGACTGGAATCGCATCGAAGACGCGATCGATAAGGCTACTTGGGAGAAATTAACTTCCCAATTCTGGTTGGATACCCGAATCCCTGTCTCGAATGATTTGGATGACTGGCGTAACTTAAGTCCCGAAGAACAAGATGTGGTGAACAAGGCTTTCGGCGGTCTGACCCTTTTGGATACTTTACAATCAGAAGAAGGCGCGAACGTTATGCGGGCTGACGTACGAACGCAGCATGAGGAAGCGGTTTTGAATAATATCTTATTTATGGAATCGGTCCATGCCAAAAGCTATAGTACAATCTTTATTTCATTAAACGATAGCAAGGACATCGATCGAATCTTCCATTGGACGAATAACAACGAACGTGTTCAATACAAAGCCAAACGGATTAACGAAATCTATCAGAATGGGACAGGCCTGCAAAAGAAAATTGCCAGCGTATTTCTAGAATCCTTCCTATTCTATAGTGGTTTCTATACACCGCTCTGGTATTTAGGTAATAATCAATTGCCGAATGTGGCTGAGATTATTAAGCTGATTATTCGTGATGAATCAGTTCATGGCACTTATTTAGGCTACAAATTCCAGTTAGGCTATAATGAATTGGATGAAGCAGAACAAGCCGAATTGCGTGACTGGATGTATGATCTACTCTTTGATTTAATGGATAACGAAATTGCCTACACCCACGATGTATACGACCAAGTAGGTTGGAGCGAAGATGTGAAGACCTTTGTGCGTTACAATGCCAACAAAGCATTGCAAAACCTTGGTTTTGAGCCTTTCTTCCCGAATGCCACGGCTGAAGACGTCAACCCAGTGGTTATGAACGGGATCTCTACGGAGACAACCAACCATGACTTCTTCTCACAAGTCGGCTCAGGCTACTTAATGGGTGAAGTCGAAGCGATGGATGACGACGATTACGATTTCTAA
- a CDS encoding polysaccharide deacetylase family protein codes for MQKIALLLSTTLLLVACQNNPIQGQDTTQTQSTQMSDSAEAPATVESAVDSSASSVEHQDESSVSQRGIRQAWTDYSSYAEVDDGGYAYYIYNDPDISSEIFPLSDVSSERVVLFTFDDAPAPDSYAVKMAELMKEKDVNAIFLVNGMYLEDEYGQEITKTIYDMGFEIGNHTQTHANLRELSYEEQYAEINRTSEMVEEITGEAPRWFRPPFGLYNMDTLEICNDLGMQLMTWSFGYDWMDEYLDGDALAEVSLNNKYLRPGNNILMHDRPWTYEALEEMIDGYRAMGLEIVDPLLIKHQENNLEVHGIGEDGEYITTDDAAEGEAT; via the coding sequence ATGCAAAAAATAGCCCTTTTACTCAGTACGACCCTACTGCTCGTCGCTTGTCAGAATAATCCGATCCAAGGACAAGATACGACACAAACCCAAAGTACTCAAATGAGTGACAGCGCAGAAGCGCCAGCAACTGTCGAAAGTGCAGTCGACTCTTCTGCTTCGTCAGTTGAGCATCAAGATGAAAGTAGTGTTTCACAGCGGGGTATCCGCCAAGCATGGACGGATTATAGTTCCTATGCGGAAGTAGATGACGGCGGCTATGCCTACTATATTTATAATGATCCTGACATTTCTTCAGAAATATTTCCCCTTTCGGATGTTTCTTCTGAGAGAGTTGTCTTGTTTACGTTTGACGATGCTCCTGCCCCAGATAGCTATGCCGTTAAAATGGCTGAATTAATGAAGGAGAAAGATGTTAACGCAATCTTCTTAGTGAATGGGATGTATTTAGAAGACGAATATGGCCAAGAAATTACGAAGACTATTTATGATATGGGCTTTGAAATCGGCAACCATACTCAAACCCATGCGAATTTACGTGAATTAAGTTATGAGGAACAATACGCAGAAATTAACCGTACGAGCGAAATGGTTGAAGAGATTACGGGTGAAGCGCCACGCTGGTTCCGTCCACCTTTCGGCTTGTATAATATGGATACGTTGGAAATTTGTAATGACCTAGGTATGCAACTGATGACCTGGTCCTTTGGTTATGACTGGATGGACGAATATCTAGATGGGGATGCACTCGCGGAAGTATCCTTAAATAATAAATATTTGCGCCCAGGCAATAATATTCTGATGCATGACCGGCCTTGGACCTATGAAGCCCTTGAGGAAATGATCGACGGTTACCGGGCAATGGGCTTAGAAATCGTTGACCCCTTGTTGATTAAACATCAAGAGAACAATCTCGAAGTTCATGGCATTGGTGAAGACGGGGAATACATTACCACGGATGATGCGGCAGAAGGTGAAGCAACCTAG
- a CDS encoding flavin reductase family protein yields MISYNTSELSQKAMKKLLIGAINRPIALVGTQSTAGDFNLGPFSYFNIASFHPPVISLAIQRKEDGTHKDTARNLLEQGEASVHIVNEATVSDANQTAASLPYGESELSRTAFKPVTSQTIQVPYLKEAPIVYEARYLTHQTIHAAEQATADVFLLQIQRVHLSQEVYDEATGYVDYARLKPVTRLAGNDYATLGEIFQVERPD; encoded by the coding sequence ATGATTTCTTATAATACGAGTGAATTAAGCCAGAAAGCGATGAAAAAGCTCCTTATCGGTGCCATTAATCGTCCGATAGCACTCGTTGGCACGCAGTCAACTGCAGGTGATTTTAACCTGGGTCCATTCAGCTATTTCAATATTGCTTCCTTCCACCCCCCGGTTATTAGCTTGGCGATTCAGCGCAAGGAAGATGGCACCCATAAAGATACCGCCCGAAATTTATTGGAACAAGGCGAAGCTAGTGTTCATATTGTCAATGAAGCCACGGTATCTGATGCTAATCAGACTGCTGCAAGTCTGCCCTATGGGGAGAGTGAACTTTCCAGGACGGCATTCAAGCCGGTTACGTCTCAGACCATTCAAGTTCCTTATTTAAAGGAAGCCCCAATCGTCTATGAAGCACGCTACCTTACCCATCAAACGATTCATGCGGCTGAGCAAGCGACTGCGGATGTGTTCTTATTGCAGATACAGCGCGTTCATTTATCACAAGAAGTTTATGATGAAGCGACAGGTTATGTTGATTATGCCAGGTTAAAGCCTGTCACACGACTTGCAGGCAATGATTACGCTACATTGGGGGAAATATTCCAAGTTGAACGACCAGATTAG
- a CDS encoding DegV family protein: protein MKKWKIVTDSGSDFRTIDNLSDKVDFAFVPLMLNIDNEVIVDNGTIDNDTLNAKLEAAKGATSSACPSPDSYARTYVGAENVIVFTLTGGLSGSYNSARLGKDIFEEEHPDVNVHIFDSRSASGEMNLLIEKALELAEAEVEFEEMLDALNTYHQHTQIVFLLESVNNLVKNGRVNKIVGQMIGLLNIRLVGVRTEQSTIDIAHKARGAKRGYESVLKEMESNGYQGGKVSLSHVANLESAKRLKALIKERFKEAHVTIQETSNLCSYYAEKNGLILGYETK from the coding sequence ATGAAAAAATGGAAAATTGTTACAGACTCAGGTTCAGACTTTCGCACAATCGACAACCTTAGCGACAAGGTAGACTTTGCGTTTGTACCTTTGATGTTAAATATTGATAATGAAGTTATCGTGGATAATGGGACCATAGATAACGATACCTTAAATGCCAAATTGGAAGCTGCTAAAGGCGCCACGTCCTCAGCCTGTCCTTCGCCAGATAGCTATGCTCGTACTTACGTTGGTGCTGAGAACGTAATTGTCTTTACCTTAACTGGTGGCCTATCTGGAAGTTATAATAGCGCCCGCTTGGGTAAAGATATTTTCGAAGAGGAACATCCTGATGTCAACGTCCACATCTTCGATAGTCGCTCAGCTAGCGGAGAGATGAATTTACTGATTGAGAAAGCCTTAGAATTAGCCGAAGCTGAGGTAGAATTTGAGGAGATGCTCGACGCTTTAAATACTTACCATCAGCACACTCAAATCGTCTTCTTATTAGAATCCGTAAATAATCTAGTCAAAAATGGACGCGTGAATAAAATTGTCGGGCAGATGATCGGCCTCTTAAATATCCGCCTAGTTGGCGTGCGCACTGAACAAAGCACAATCGATATTGCTCATAAAGCACGAGGCGCCAAACGTGGCTACGAGTCCGTCTTAAAAGAAATGGAAAGTAATGGCTATCAAGGGGGTAAAGTATCCCTCTCTCACGTGGCAAACCTGGAAAGTGCCAAGCGCTTGAAAGCCTTAATCAAAGAGCGCTTCAAAGAAGCACACGTTACCATCCAAGAAACCAGTAATCTTTGTTCTTATTACGCAGAGAAAAATGGCCTTATTTTAGGCTACGAAACGAAATAA